The DNA segment CGGGTCCCGCCCCATTATcccctcccactgaccccctTGACCCCCAAATCGGGTCCCCCCCATTATCCCCCACCCACTGACCCCTTGACCCCCAAATCGGGGgtttccccctcccccaaattgggggtccccccattatcccccatcccccccattgacccccaaacTGGGTCCCCCCCCCATCACCCATTACCCACTGACCCCCAAATTGTGGTCTCCCCTTACTCATTCACCCCAAAATTGGGTTCCCCCACCATCACCCCGTTACCCATTGACCCCCCAAATCGGGTCCCCCCCATCATCCCCCACCCACTGACCCCTTGAGCCCCAAACTGGgtttccccctcccccaaattggggggggtccccccattatccccccattgacccccaaatCGGTTCCCCCCCAttatccccccccccccgaccccccccTCGACCCCCAAAcggggtgccccccccccctccccgttGTCCCTGACCCCGTGGTGCCCCCTGCAGGAGCTGCGGGAGGTGGCGGCCGAGGTCAAGGTCAAGTTCCCGGGGGTGACGGTGGAGGCCAGCGGGGGGGTGACCCTGGAGACCCTCCCCCGCGTCCTGGGGCCCCACGTGGACGTCGTGTCCATGGGTGTCTGACCCACGCGGCCCCCGCGCTCGACTTCTCCATGGCCGTGCTGCCCCCCGAGTGATGGGGGACCCCGAAACGCGGCGAGGGGACCCCAAAAAATACGTCATCAGGACCACAAAATCCAGCATCGGGACCCCAAAATCCAGCATCGGGACCCCAAAATTCATCAATGGGACCCCCGAAATTCATCATCGGGACCACAAAATTCATCAATGGGACCAGAAAATTCATCAATGGGACTCATCATCGGGACCCAAAAATCCAGCATTGGCACCCCAAAATCCAGCAGTGGGACCCAAAAATACGTCATTGGGATCACAAAATTTATCATCAGAACCCAAAAATCAGCATCGGGACCCAAAAACACGTCATCAGGACCCAAAAATCAGCATCGGGACCCCGAAATTCATCAATGGGACCCCAAATATTCATCAATGGGACCTGAAACTTGTCATTGGGACCCAAAAATCCAGCATAGGGACCCAAAAACACGTCATCAGGACCCCAAAATACGTCATTGTGACCCCAAAATTCATCAATGGGACCCCAAAAAATTCATCAATGGGACCCCAAAACTGTCATCAGGACCCAAAAATCTGTCATTGGGACCTCATAATTCATCAATAGATCCCCAAAATCCAGCAATGAGACCCCAAAATTCATCAATGGGACCCAAAAATCCAGCATCAGGGACCCCAACATTCATCATCGGACCCCAAAATACGTCATCGGGACCACGAAATTAATCAATGGGACCCAAAGGTTCATCAATGGGACCCCAAAAACCTTGGGAATGACTGTCCCTAAACTGCCATAATTATACGAATTTTTGTCCCAAAATTGCTGGAATCTGTGAATTATTGTCCCAAAACTTGCTG comes from the Columba livia isolate bColLiv1 breed racing homer unplaced genomic scaffold, bColLiv1.pat.W.v2 Scaffold_2021, whole genome shotgun sequence genome and includes:
- the QPRT gene encoding LOW QUALITY PROTEIN: nicotinate-nucleotide pyrophosphorylase [carboxylating] (The sequence of the model RefSeq protein was modified relative to this genomic sequence to represent the inferred CDS: inserted 1 base in 1 codon; deleted 1 base in 1 codon), yielding MTSQVVGAGLALRGFWRRLAVECGSLGAALAAARAGADIVLLDNFPPEELREVAAEVKVKFPGVTVEASGGVTLETLPRVLGPHVDVVSMGXLTHAAPALDFSMAVLPPE